Part of the Lolium rigidum isolate FL_2022 chromosome 6, APGP_CSIRO_Lrig_0.1, whole genome shotgun sequence genome, gaggcttccgtccagccccattagtcgcgaaagtataggaaccgcgactaatggagtctttagtcgcggttcgcctcccgagctgcgaccaaaggcctgggcccagggtgctcggtggccagctggtgcacgtgaggcgctttagtcgcggttggccaggccaaccgcgactaaagtttcccgaaggcctttagtcgcggttggccaggccaaccgcaactaaagccccacccctacatataccgttcagcccacagcacttagccatttggtgccacttctcttcacaaacttcacaagggggtgtaggtttgcttttggctcctcttatgcacacaaagtgtttgatgaaatgccccaagagcatgaaacaaacatgatatgaagtgtcggagccacacttgagcttcctcatttattttttcctcctcgatcgcggttagcaacttgaacctttcatatatatgtgtcattgataaaatatgcatgtgtgtagttcattgtttaatttctattgtttgtagctagttagtttaacaaatgcatgatggttaattatatattttatataataataatgcagatgaatcggcaatggatgtacggtaaccgactctccggcgagttcactacgggtttgaaagatttcctcgtagtggctaatgcgaacaagcgaagggttttgttatctgtccatgtgttgattgtaagAATcataagggttactcttcctcaagagaagttcacctgcacctgcttcggcacggtttcatgccaagctataattgttggaccaagcatggagaaagaggggttataatggaagaagatgaagaaggggatgatttcatcgatgaaaactatcttgatcatttcggtgatactttcatggaggatgctgaaggtgaaggtgaaggtgaagttgaaggtgaagaagaggcacgtgatgagcccgctgatgatcttggtcggaccattgctgatgcacggagaagctgcgaaactgaaaaggagagggagaatttggatcgcatgttagaggatcacaaaaagtccctgtaccccggatgcgataatggtctgaaaaagctgggctgcacactggatttgctgaaatggaaggcacaggcaggtgtagctgactcggcatttgaaaacttgctgaaaatgttgaagaatatgtttccaaagaataacgagttgcccgccagtatgtacgaagcaaagaaggttgtctgccctctaggtttagaggttctgaagatacattcatgcatcaacgactgcatcctctaccgcggtgaatacgagaattttaaTGAATGTccagtatgcactgcattgcgttataagatcagaggcgatgaccctggtgacgatgttgagggcgagaaaaccaagaagagggttcccgccaaggtgatgtggtatgctcctataataccacggttgaaacgtctgttcaggaacaaagagcatgccaagttgttgcgatggcacaaagaggaccgtaagtcggacggggagttgagacaccccgcagatggaacgcaatggagaaagatcgacagagagttcaaagattttgcagctgacgcaaggaacataagatttggtctaagtacggatggcatgaatccttttggcgagcagagctccagccatagcactcggcccgtgactctatgcatctacaaccttcctccttggttgtgcatgaagcggaagttcattatgatgccggtgctcatccaaggtccgaagcaacccggcaacgacatcgatgtgtacctaaggccattagttgatgaacttttacagttgtggggcagacctggtgtccgtgtgtgggatgagcacaaagaagaggaatttgacctacgagcgttgcttttcgtaaccatcaacgattggcctgctcttagtaacctttcgggagtgtcaaataagggatacaatgcatgcacgcacttcttacatttgccaaattgtaagaagaacgtgtaccttgggcatcgtcgatttcttccgaaaattcatccagtaagaaagaaaggcaagcattacaacggcaaggcagatcaccggccgaagcccgcggaacgcactggtgctgaggtatttgatatggtcaaggattcgaaagtcatctttggaaagggtcctggcggacaatcagttccgaagggagctgacgggcacgcagccatgtggaagaagaaatctatattctgggatctagaatattggaaagtcctagatgtccgctctgcaatcgacgtgatgcatgttacgaagaatatttgcgtgaacctcgtaagcttcttgggcgtgtatgggaagacaaatgatacaaaggaagcacggcaggaccagcaacatttgaaagaccctgatgaccggcatccggagtggtttcaaggtcgtgccagctacgctctgaccaaacaagagaaggtcatcttttttgaatgcctgagcagtacgaaggtcccgtctggattttcgtccaatataaagggaataataaacatggcggagaaaaagttccaaaacctgaagtctcacgactgccacgtgattatgacgcaattgcttccgattgctttgagggggctccttccggaaaatgttcgagtagccattgtgaagctatgtgcattcctcaatgcaatctctcgaaggtaatcaatccgaagttccaccacggttacgtaacggtgtggtccaatgtcttgtcggtttcgagttggtgttcccgccatccttcttcaatattatgacgcacctcctggttcacctagtcgaagagatttccattctcggtcctgtatttctacacaatatgttccccttcgagaggttcatgggagtattaaagaaatatgttcgtaaccgtgctaggccggaaggaagcatcgccaagggctatggaaatgaggaggtaattgagttttgtgttgactttgttccggaCCTtaggccgattggtcttcctcgatcgcggcacgaggggagactaagtggaaaaggcacgatcggaaggaaatcaacgatatgtatggacggccattctccgaccgaagcacaccacacggttcgaccaattccagcttggtggctccgtactttgagaaacacaagaatattttacgctcggacaaccggggaagcctgaatcctggattaggaaggcccacatggagactttcggcagttggttgagaaaacatttaatgaatgacgatgatgttgtagatcagctgtacaagttgggcaagacaccatcttcgactatagcgactttccaagggtacgagataaatgggaatacattttacacgatcgcccaagataaaaagagcaccaaccaaaacagtggtgtccgctttgatgcagcaaccgagaatgggcaaaaggtcacatattatggttacatagaagagatatgggaacttgactatggaccctcctttaaggtccctttgttccggtgcaaatggttcaagctaacaggaggtggggtaaaggtggaccagcaatacggaatgacaatggtggatttcaacaatcttggataccttgacgaaccattcgtcctagcgaaagatgtcgctcaggttttctatgtcaaggacatgagtagcaaaccaaggaaacggaaagataagaaaacgatcagtacatcatgcgatgatccaaagcgccacattgttctttcagggaaaagaaacatcgtgggagtggaggacaagacagacatgtcagaagattataatatgtttggtgaaattccgcccttcaaagtgaacaccgacccaagcattaagttaaatgatgaggatgctccatggatacgacacaatcgtaagcaagcagggacacaagggaagaaatgatgtgtaataatttattgtaccaaactttattgaatggatcatgtgaattatattaaccgtgatgtgtttggtgtccattttcgaatgattcgattgattcgagaaaccacactgatgatacatgaaatttggagtgatttagtcatactcctgcctaggcatataatatgcatactcgtagtcttcatagccgctgctgttgtactggtagtcgtcgccttctaagttgccgccgtcgtcgtcgctgctgtcgtcgctgtcgtcgggcgacgctcgtggctcgaactgagggtagcgcaggcaggggatatcgccggccgtgatgtagtccatgacgctctgcagagtccggccgtaccaccatagccgacggccggcctcgtggaagttcccgggaggcagaccgtcctcctcatacctggcgagcgccctctcacgccgattgatgaagaaggcgtcccaagtatgctggttatcgggatgccagcggggattcatccactGCTCCGGcgcgaggtcgaggtagtagtggttcgtgatggccgcccgatgcgcagtaccctgagggacgggagggaccggcacgccgccgacgcttaggctccagcaggcggggacgcggtagcccggtgggcaagggtagttcgaggcgcaaagctcctccaccttctggtaggttagagtgggtgcggtggaagccatgagagagtgatgagagattgtagagatgtgataatgctggccaagccgggctacatatatgtagtgagaaatggcgggaaaaatgggagcgggaagacaggaggcgggaagaaagtggcgggaagaaagaggcgggaagaaattggcgggaagaaagaggcgggaagaagaggaatccagagctggtcatctaatctttagtcccggctggtgggtgcaaccgggactaaaggtggttttgtatcatctaataaaactgtcggtgggataaggacgtctgggtaagctttagtcccggctggtgggtgcaaccgggactaaaggtggtttttgtgtcatctatgaaaactgtcggtgggataaggatgtttgggtaagctttagtcccggctggagggtgcaaccgtgactaaagctatcggcaggataagaacgcgtgggtggacgcactgctcgatgagataaagcatgtagcgcacgacgccctgtcggaggaacaagccaaagccgaagcggcgccgtgcctaaaaggagcatcgatacgccttggcaagcagaccaacaagccaacctagcaggtagggagagtttcatccccatggatgaagtaaagtgttggaaaatctcccgtggcgcagcttctcgaagatgtcgtcggtgcacacgccgtacgacatcttcggaagttgctcctcgggaaaaatttcctgcaagcccgtgaaagacttcatctcctctaacagtgttgggtaaagggttggaaaatctcccgtggcgcaacttctcgaagatatcgtcggtgcacacggcctacgacatcttcggaagttgctcctcgggaaaattttcctgcaagcccgtgaaagacttcatctcctctaacagtgttgggtaaagggttggaaattctcccgtggcgcaacttctcgaaaatgtcgtcggtgcacacgccctacgcgacatcttcggaagacagaggcggccgggaagaactggtgggaagaactggtgggaagagggaggaggaaagattttgaaatgaattagttttatttttctgaattttttgatatattatttgtatttttagattttgaaatgaattagttttatttttctgaattttttgatatattatttgtatttttagattttgaaatgaattagttttatttttctgaattttttgatatattatatgtatttttagattttgaaatgaattagttttatttttctgaattttttgatatattatatgtattttcagattttgaaatgaattatttttatttttctgaattttttgatatattatatgtatttttagattttgaaatgaattagttttatttttctgaattttttgatatattatatgtattttagattttgaaatgaattagttttatttttctgaattttttgatatattatatgtattttcacatttagaaatgaattagttttatttttctgaattttttgatatattatttgtatttataacatttaaaaatggaaaaaatatcgaaaaaggcctttagtcgcggttggcctggccaaccgccgcgactaaagctcatttccgcgggaaccgcaaaaaTGGGCGAAaaatgggctttagtcgcggttggtgtggccaaccgcgactaaaggtgtggccaaccgcgactaaagggtaccctttagtcgcggttggccacaccaaccgcgactaaagcccatccCTTTAAATACCCGCGCCCGCGGGGCGGCGcatcacttcttcttcctcgcccgcGGAGTCTGCCGATCACCGCGCCCGAAGCgctacgccgtcaggctgcccgaccgtcgccggccgtcgccgcactcgaccatcgccgccgctccgccggagtcttctctctcgccgcgccgcgccgccaaccACACCGTGCCTCTCGTCTTCGCCGCGCGCAAGCCGCCGtagtgccgcgccgccgccgccacagattgccgccgcccgacgacgacagcagcgtaaggacccgcgcgcgccgccgtctcagatcgccgccgccgcctgcctcgaTCTCGGccatccgccgccgctgctgcgcgCCCTCGCCGCCGCTTGCCGCGCGCTCCGGCGGCCGTGTCCAGAGAACAAATCcacgagagggagagagaagaggGTCAGGGGGCGCCTAGCGCCGtcccactttttttttgttttttttgtttttttttaatttgtaactatAAGTACTTAACAAAAACATATATTTAACTTCATAAAAACTttaattaacttaacaaaaaaattgaacttcacaaaaacagtaacttaacaaaatttgaacttcacaaaaactttaacatatataacaaaattttaaattaacaagaaataacttaacaaagtttaacaaaaataacttaacaaaagtttgtcaaaaaaatgaactttacttaaccaccgcgcgtatacggagggggcagcgctcgtcgccccctccgtatacgcgcggtgtttttttttgggaccgagagggggcagcgagggttatgtgtcctcggcaccgccaccgccctttcgccaccaccctttcgccaccgccaccggtctctcggtcacgcggtcactgcgtcctccctctcgcctccctcgtcgccctctctctttatatgtacaagagatgtgataatgcatatacacaattaatttgtttttactacatgttttcaggactgacatatggcggacgatagagctgacccgattatggccaactatgatccggaagcgGAAGAGCATATATTTggcctcataaacggcgatattctttatgtgccgaccgatcaagatgaagaagagatctcttcttatctgaaccttgacggtcaagatgaaggccgtcagcaagatgatgccgaacaaacgtcgataaacgacgatcttcaattggaagtagcaaccacctccggcgccgaggtatatatatacattgagtctctggtgatacaaactaactgatttaaataaatatgtgtgtactaacgcgcgcgactctctttcttattttagccctcggccggatcgtcgaaacaatctagtatgtcgtcaaagcgtggcgcaaccaagccgATGAAACAGGGAGAAACatgtaccatcgaggttgtcgacagtgcaaccggcaagccgctggagcccgagaagaacgccaccaagtttatcaaccaatgcggagccgttattagagacaacgtctcgatcaccgtgcaggagtggaatgagccaaagaaggcacgtcttggtttcacttttgtcgagaagagaacaaaaaaagattgcttgcaaaagcttatggaacattttgtTCTACCTCCAGAATACaagaaattcgatgaggagggtaacaagattgaggaaaacaagaagaggaggaagctagtcaaacagttcgctcttcaaaaGATGGCCagtgcattccggaaattcaagcaaaatctagcccgtgactatgtcaacaagaacaagactccagatttcaaaggacaatatgagaaactgaaacatgattggccagaatttgtgaggcaaaagaaatcggagcagttcattggaatatcaaaaaaaaataaggaaaatgcggctaagaaggagtacaatcatattatggggccaggagggtatcgcctttgggagcctaggtgggagaagatggagaacgagctaagggcgcgaggaatccgtccaggtacggagggatgggaccaaagggccaaaagctggtggtacgggcatgggggaacgctacacccggagacaggggagtgtgttcaccggaacaaaacgtttacacccacccaagcccttattgacgcaatgagggatgctcaagaggagaagatcaagttcaacagagagaacgacgcgccgacaaaagccctcgggaatcccgaacacggaggacgtgtacgaggcatggggaacgttccgtggaaaatagggttctcccgtaaagatgacccgtacggttacgaagccgtaagagaaagatggatcgggatgcagatgttgtggcgcggttggtatcggaattcgattcgatgaagaaaaccgtgagtatactagtacaagaaagatcggcagctggggcgcatgaagatcatccagcggatctcggaagccagcagcggatgagaagcagcgtggcttccacggaggccccgccggctacTGATAATGCACCGgagatcgatattactgcaccggagcctcctcgctaccccgtggacgatgtaaaggagatgaaagaatgtcatctgcattatccaattgggaacatgtccacgaaggtagccatcggcagtgctttaccatgtgagcccggagcactccaccacaacaaccccattccagatggctatgctcgtgtcacggtggaggaaatagtcccggggtttgaggaaccggagattgacattgctacacccgaaggggagagaagacttggaggtgtcaagcgccagctcattctatggaaaaagaagttaatcaagtttccgggcgaggcgccaaggcaaacaagtccaccccctcgggtggtggtggcggtggcggtggcggtggtggtggtggtgcttcacctacacctccttcacgtgagccgacgccgcccccaattcacctccagcgggtaagcagacgccgccccccagtccgccgcgggcgggtaagcagacgccgccccccaatccacctccggcgaagaagcagaagcagtcctggactattaacccggacccttatgtacctaagaccacaaaggtaccggagccatcactgaagcctctccccgtaaggccttgggaacgtagtgccgaggaagtcgacgcggccgcgaccgctgattatgagaaatggaaggtggactgcaagaagaaaagagagcccgagcccaagccgtattttctcgatgagcaaaagaagtgggctaagtcatttttgagcacaccgtcccaagccgcgaagaatctgcctgacgactatgcacgtgaacttcgtaggcatgcactcatgttgaaggagaagaaagagcgggcggagaagcaggagaagaaagccttggaggaggccgagaaagaattagcaagtaaaaaagcgggaaacgagttgcccagctcggggaacaaagtaaacaatcgattgccccgctcatagtgaaagccgccggtccggatgcccccgatatcatagcagctgcggcagcacggggattgaccgtaacgagtgccggagaacaagcggccaacttaggtatgactcttcgtgcggtgttaggccttgaggaggcgccaatgagtaaaccgagtaattacatatgtgcggaccgggcccctcgtcgagcccgcgcgagaagaggatctacctcaacaaatgaaaaatctggtaaattggtacaagggttacataaaaaataaaaacgccaaagaatatatttatgcggaagttagacatgagcatcacttcaaacattactatgtaacaattcatctgagtgaattgttccagcttctcaatctgcgcgagctcgacaaatctatcatcggttgctacgttccgtaagtgatttatttctaccccatctcgttcattgcctcgcactatatatatgtcctaactatattgttccgTACTCTATAATGCGGAATGAAGATCAAGGAATgcggagtaaggaacatccatgatgttgggttcattgacccacacatcgttaatggatatgtgttaaaacatcaccccgccgacgtggaggaagatctcgtggcggtttcttgataagcgggaactcaaaagtgatattctatttccttaccattttgggtgagtgtttctgtcttgagcacattctcttttgtttactccatgcatggtatgtgtggctaatcgatgagttatgcatgattgtgcatgtatcgtgtccgcaggttccactggattctgctagtaattaaatttcacgactccacagtaatcgtccacgactctctgaatatggattcaaagctttggaccgacatgagaaaaatgatgcagaagtaattattttcattcatttgcgctctatatcgatcggcctatttcgtttatttcctaatatcaagtaactaataactctcttgttcatttaattttctttgcctcgtagggtttgaagacggttcgtagatgccaaggtcggtgagttcaaaaaagagctacattttatgcggtcaaagagtgggactggggatattcagccaccggggaccaatctatgtggatactatgtttgtgagatgatccggagatacacctccgagcgggttccgagtgacaacaatatcaagaggaataacctccggatgatgcttactccgaagctcgcttccgaccacttcaagaggaactagctcggatggttcgtgagggaagtcgtcgatcctaaaggagaacactatgtagaggacgtagaacttcatatgcactaaattatgtatggaaacttgttcaaaattgtatatgctggtcatccgatattgaatatatattgtatattcctcttgaattctctttggttctaatttcaaatttgtttgaaattgtacattcatatgcatgtatgtagtaccgtagaatatgtgaaactccttcaaaattaaaataaaacacaaaagaaataaaacaatacaaattaaaaagaaaccaggtttaggggggggctaaaaccctaaacctgcggcggcctttagtcgcggttggccaggagaaccgcgactaaaggtcctccgccccgacggtcgcctggcggccacgtggacgggcctttagtcgcggttcgtaagcaaccacgactaaaggggggggggggtttagtcgcgcttagttggtcgcggttgcgcaaccgcgactagtggcagttgcgaaccgcgaccaatggccctttttccaccagtgtgctCTCCGTCCCAGCTCGTCCTTATCCAGGAGCACAGCCTGCGCGCCCTTCCCGTGGAGCTCAACCTCATCGACGGCCAGTTCACCTCGTCGTCGCTGTGGGCCTCCACCTCATCCCCGACAAGACTTTgccttgttttcctttttttttttgaaagtagAACTTGTATTCAACAAACAGTAGTAAGTGTTGGAATTGATCTCATAGGCTAACAAATCGTGAGAAAAATAGGGGAGACAAGTCTCATCCCCTCACGTGCATGCCCTGATCGGGGGCATCCAATGCAATTTTTTGGTTTCGGTCCCTGTCCCCTAGCCCTGACATATAAAGAGGAGGCCATGTCCTTTTGGGTGTGGGTGATTTCGCACAGGTCAAGGACCTTGAAAACTCCTAACAACCCGATCCTAAAATGAGGGCTAAGGGGATCAGAAGACCGTCTCCACCACCGGCCACCGGGAGGGTTGTGCCTGCGGCGTCCAGGACATCTCCACCTCACCAAGCTGCTGCCCATgatcatcttctccaagcttttCAGCAAGCCTGCAACGAACAGGCAGAGAGGGTCATCGCTGGCCATCTCAGGTACACAAAGTCTAATCTGAAGTTGGTGTTCTAAATAGAGATTAGATCCTTATGTTAATTAGCTAAAGGCTAATAATgctaacaatggtatcagagctagtttAATCTCTGTTAAAACCTTAATCAGGTCCTTCTTATGTCAATTGCTTTTGTCGTTGGCTTTTTCCCTGTTGATGATCTGGTTTTACATCTAATTGCCATGGATTAGTAGTAATGAACATGATTATTAAACTGTTCCCATGATAGTGTTCACATGCTCCCGGCTATGGACTGTTAAGTCCTGTTGATGATGTTTTAGCACTGTTCCGGTACATAAGGAATTAGAAGGAGGTGATTATGTGTCTGCAATGAAGGAAAATCATCAATTTATCAAGAACCATAATCCTTGTTTTTCCCCAATTCGGACGTTTCACTAAATCCGAATAAAGAAACTGACCAAAAAAGATAGAGAGATGGGGAACTCACGAAGGATGCAGCAACGCCGTCTTTCTCCTGTCGCAGAAGACGCGTGAAAAGCCGCCGCCGTGCTCATGGACGGACGCCTGGACCTTTGAGTCCAGCTCGTCGTCGTCACCACCAAATGAACTAGCACGGCCCGGAACTCCCTGGAAATATCCGCGACGCCGTCCGCTCCCGTCTGAGGGGACGTACGGAAGGACGCGCTCGATGCGCGGAAAGAAGAAAGACGACGAGGGGTCTCCCCGCCTCGCCGTCGCTGCTGGCTTGCCGGCACGCACCACCGCCTCACGCATGTCCGCATGACACGGCAACCGCCGTTCGACGGGGGAGCGCGCGGCCTCAGGCCAAGGCACGCCCCGCCGGCGAACGCGGGCTACCGAGACGGCATGGACGCGGGTTCTCTCGCTGCGGTGGATGGgcgcgcctccggccgccgcatctCCATGGCCTCCAACAGCTCGGT contains:
- the LOC124664858 gene encoding uncharacterized protein LOC124664858 produces the protein MREAVVRAGKPAATARRGDPSSSFFFPRIERVLPYVPSDGSGRRRGYFQGVPGRASSFGGDDDELDSKVQASVHEHGGGFSRVFCDRRKTALLHPSLAEKLGEDDHGQQLGEVEMSWTPQAQPSRWPVVETVF